In Chitinophaga sp. HK235, a single window of DNA contains:
- a CDS encoding non-ribosomal peptide synthetase has protein sequence MTDITALLEKAAALRVEILLEDNQLVIEMDEDEDVDDDFWDTLKNNKGALLQYLKDNGPLNSSVKEQGLQRISGGERIPLSFSQERLWLVDKLEGSAHYHIPSVVHMKGHLDRDSMEAALRDIVGRHEALRTVIQWSADDDVAWQHTLDAAAWQLADINIAETDAFVQKPFDLSADYMLRAALITSVPEVHTLVIVTHHISSDGWSESIIISELAELYGARVEKRVPQLPELPFRYADYAVWQRNHLTGKVLAGQLEYWKKQLSGVTALELPLDNTRPALQSTRGALAGFSLNATLTAALKQLSQREGVTLFMTLLAVFKVLLYRYSRQEDICVGIPVAGRKLRETEPMVGYFINTLAIRSNVESTLSFRGFLQQLKETLLQAYQHQDTPFEKVVDAVVTERELDRTPLFQVMFSLQNTPETEDVKLGDMVLSVGEAAHTSAKFDLSFVLDETPSGLILDVEYCTDLFMEETITRMAGHYEQLLQAVVEAPGETAGLLKLLTQEEEQKVLYGFNRPVNRDAAGKTIPDAFDTWVKYAPDAAAVWYKGDVLTYRELDDVAGKLANYLRSQGVKEDTLVPLYTGRGINMIVGIMAVLKAGGAYVPIDTQYPAERVRFMLDDIGASLYLTTTDYLEPLQQLMPEAGQLICIDDLAVLRGQPGVVACTDLKPHHLAYMIYTSGSTGTPKGVLVAHGGVVNLATSQAAALRLQPAMKSLQFASFGFDASCYEIFNTLLSGGCLVIPETEDILSAEKFCAFLDHTGVEAATLLPSYLHAIKDYIPVSLKTVVSAGEALSNEVATWIQSKGIRLINAYGPTENTVCASLTDQPVKENGRVVIGKPIDNVIIHILDDNGNPVPVGVPGEMYIGGVQVARGYFRRTQLTTERFVTDLAGIDGRMYKSGDLARWLPDGNIEFLGRKDDQVKIRGHRIELGEIENVLLQSGLADQAVVTATPDSRGNKQLVAYIVPTDTFDETAIAEYLKDHLPAYMVPAWYVEMTVIPLTANGKVDRRALPEPRMEEQASSQEYVAPRNATETALVAIWQELLGKDNIGIHDNFFRLGGDSIISIQLVSRARRAGCELQPKDVFLHQTVAQLAALATHRGATFLVASEQGTLKGPAGLLPIQQWFFEEGPTEVADLSHFNQSMLFHINKQLSSAEVSRAVEQLILHHDALRFSYSKNENGWQQVYGETTGAPETIDLTAVSEKELSARISDACAQGQQSLDITAGKLLSILHIITPETASHNRLFMAVHHLAIDGVSWRILLEDLEQLLKGMNDNLADKTNSYRQWYTALEQYSQSPALLAQQPYWERVMKMARPLPADRYEGTAALTKETTSFSLYLDETVTRRLLQEVPQAYNTEINDILLSALALTLHDWTGYQQIAIGLEGHGRENLAPGTDISRTTGWFTSMYPLLLDMTGTTDKAALIVSIKEQLRQVPDKGMGFGLLRYVRREPALQGMLPWNILFNYLGQFDNMNSEEGLLSAAEEYTGKEVGGNFPVRDLISINSMIQDGVLSCHWSYSSRHFEDATVQSLGAVYISHLQELINHCVKQGKQGQVFTPADYGLSGEVTFEKMDRFLNSEEDQSEDILSF, from the coding sequence ATGACAGACATAACAGCATTGCTGGAAAAAGCAGCAGCACTGAGGGTGGAGATATTACTGGAAGATAATCAGCTGGTGATTGAAATGGATGAAGATGAAGATGTGGACGATGATTTCTGGGATACCCTGAAAAACAACAAAGGTGCCCTGCTGCAATATCTGAAAGATAATGGTCCGCTGAACAGCTCAGTGAAAGAGCAGGGACTGCAGCGGATATCCGGCGGGGAGCGCATTCCGCTCTCTTTCAGCCAGGAACGATTATGGTTGGTAGACAAACTGGAGGGCAGCGCGCATTATCATATTCCGTCTGTGGTGCACATGAAGGGCCATCTTGACCGGGACAGCATGGAGGCAGCCTTGCGTGACATCGTTGGGCGTCATGAGGCATTGAGAACGGTGATACAATGGTCGGCCGATGATGACGTAGCCTGGCAGCACACACTGGATGCAGCAGCCTGGCAGCTGGCTGATATCAATATAGCAGAAACAGATGCCTTTGTGCAAAAGCCTTTCGATCTCTCTGCTGATTATATGCTGCGTGCGGCGCTTATCACTTCTGTCCCGGAGGTGCATACACTGGTAATTGTCACCCATCACATATCTTCTGATGGATGGTCTGAGTCAATTATCATTTCGGAGCTTGCTGAGCTATATGGTGCCCGGGTGGAGAAACGGGTACCACAACTGCCGGAGCTGCCTTTCCGCTATGCTGACTATGCAGTGTGGCAGCGTAATCATCTTACAGGGAAAGTACTGGCCGGTCAGCTGGAATATTGGAAAAAACAACTCTCCGGCGTTACCGCCCTGGAACTGCCGCTTGACAATACAAGACCGGCACTGCAAAGCACCAGGGGAGCCCTGGCAGGGTTCAGCCTCAATGCCACACTCACGGCAGCACTGAAGCAGCTCAGCCAGCGTGAAGGGGTAACCCTGTTTATGACGCTGCTGGCGGTATTTAAGGTTTTGTTATATCGGTATAGCAGACAGGAAGATATCTGTGTAGGCATTCCCGTTGCCGGCAGGAAATTGCGTGAAACGGAGCCTATGGTTGGTTACTTCATCAATACACTGGCGATACGCAGCAACGTGGAGAGTACACTTTCTTTCCGCGGTTTTCTACAACAGCTGAAAGAAACATTGCTACAGGCTTATCAGCACCAGGACACGCCGTTTGAAAAAGTGGTGGATGCCGTTGTCACGGAAAGGGAACTGGATAGGACACCATTGTTTCAGGTGATGTTTTCCCTGCAGAATACCCCGGAGACAGAAGACGTGAAACTCGGGGATATGGTATTGTCTGTCGGTGAAGCTGCACATACCAGCGCTAAGTTCGACCTGTCATTTGTACTGGATGAAACGCCGTCCGGACTTATCCTGGATGTGGAATACTGTACAGACCTCTTTATGGAAGAAACCATCACCCGCATGGCAGGCCACTATGAGCAGCTGCTGCAGGCTGTGGTGGAAGCACCCGGAGAGACGGCTGGCCTACTGAAGTTACTCACGCAGGAAGAAGAGCAAAAGGTATTGTATGGCTTTAACAGGCCGGTGAATAGAGATGCAGCCGGCAAAACAATTCCCGATGCCTTTGATACCTGGGTGAAATATGCACCTGATGCAGCTGCAGTATGGTATAAAGGCGATGTGCTCACTTACCGTGAGCTGGATGACGTTGCGGGAAAACTGGCCAATTACCTGCGCAGCCAGGGTGTTAAGGAAGATACGCTGGTACCTTTATATACTGGCCGGGGTATCAATATGATTGTTGGTATCATGGCTGTGTTGAAAGCCGGAGGTGCCTATGTGCCCATCGATACACAATATCCGGCTGAACGGGTAAGGTTCATGCTGGATGATATAGGTGCGTCTTTATATCTTACTACTACCGATTACCTGGAACCATTGCAGCAACTGATGCCCGAAGCTGGCCAGCTCATCTGCATAGACGACCTGGCTGTTCTCAGGGGGCAACCCGGTGTTGTGGCCTGTACTGACCTGAAGCCGCATCATCTTGCCTATATGATATACACCTCAGGATCTACCGGAACACCTAAAGGGGTGTTGGTAGCGCATGGTGGCGTTGTAAATCTTGCCACCTCACAGGCGGCAGCATTAAGATTGCAGCCAGCCATGAAGTCGTTGCAATTTGCTTCTTTCGGCTTTGATGCCTCCTGCTATGAAATTTTTAATACGTTGTTGAGTGGCGGATGCCTGGTGATACCAGAAACCGAAGATATTCTTTCCGCTGAGAAATTCTGCGCTTTCCTCGATCATACAGGCGTGGAAGCAGCCACACTGCTGCCTTCCTATCTGCACGCGATTAAAGATTATATTCCTGTCTCTCTCAAAACTGTTGTCTCTGCGGGTGAAGCACTTAGCAATGAAGTGGCCACCTGGATACAATCCAAGGGTATACGACTTATTAACGCTTACGGCCCTACGGAAAATACAGTATGCGCCAGCCTTACTGATCAGCCTGTAAAAGAGAACGGCAGGGTGGTGATCGGAAAACCGATCGATAACGTCATTATCCATATCCTGGATGATAACGGAAACCCTGTGCCGGTAGGCGTTCCGGGTGAGATGTATATCGGCGGCGTACAAGTGGCCCGTGGTTATTTCAGAAGAACGCAACTGACAACTGAAAGATTTGTTACAGACCTCGCAGGTATCGATGGCCGCATGTATAAAAGCGGCGACCTGGCACGCTGGCTGCCCGACGGTAACATCGAGTTCCTGGGAAGAAAAGACGATCAGGTAAAGATCCGCGGGCACCGCATCGAGCTGGGGGAAATAGAGAATGTATTGTTGCAGAGCGGCCTGGCCGATCAGGCGGTGGTTACAGCTACTCCCGATTCACGTGGTAATAAGCAGTTGGTCGCTTATATCGTGCCTACAGATACTTTTGATGAAACAGCCATCGCTGAATATCTGAAAGATCATCTACCGGCCTATATGGTACCAGCCTGGTATGTAGAGATGACTGTTATCCCGCTGACAGCCAACGGTAAGGTAGATCGCCGCGCCCTGCCTGAACCCCGGATGGAAGAACAAGCCTCATCGCAGGAATACGTGGCACCCCGTAATGCTACAGAAACCGCACTCGTGGCCATATGGCAGGAACTGTTAGGAAAAGACAATATTGGTATTCACGATAATTTCTTCCGGCTGGGAGGTGATTCTATTATCAGTATTCAGTTGGTAAGCCGTGCGCGCCGCGCCGGATGTGAGTTGCAACCCAAAGATGTGTTTCTGCATCAGACCGTCGCACAATTAGCTGCACTGGCCACACATCGCGGTGCAACATTTTTGGTGGCCAGCGAACAGGGCACACTAAAAGGTCCTGCAGGACTTCTCCCTATACAACAGTGGTTCTTTGAAGAAGGACCCACTGAGGTGGCTGACCTCAGTCATTTTAATCAAAGCATGTTGTTTCACATAAACAAACAACTCAGTTCAGCAGAGGTGTCGCGCGCAGTGGAACAGCTTATACTGCATCATGATGCACTTCGTTTCTCGTATTCAAAAAATGAAAACGGATGGCAACAGGTATATGGCGAAACAACGGGTGCGCCTGAAACGATTGATCTGACAGCTGTTTCAGAAAAAGAGCTGTCAGCCCGCATCAGTGATGCCTGTGCTCAGGGGCAACAATCCCTGGATATTACCGCCGGAAAACTGCTCAGCATATTACATATCATCACACCGGAAACGGCTTCACACAACCGCCTCTTCATGGCTGTTCACCATCTTGCTATTGACGGCGTATCCTGGCGTATTCTGCTTGAAGATCTTGAACAGCTCTTGAAAGGCATGAACGATAACCTGGCGGACAAAACCAATTCATATCGTCAGTGGTATACTGCCTTGGAACAATATAGCCAGAGTCCCGCACTGCTGGCCCAGCAGCCTTACTGGGAGCGGGTGATGAAAATGGCCCGCCCATTGCCTGCAGACCGTTATGAAGGCACAGCTGCACTTACAAAGGAGACCACTTCCTTCAGTCTGTACCTCGATGAAACGGTCACCCGTCGTTTACTGCAGGAAGTACCACAGGCTTATAATACAGAGATCAATGATATTTTGTTGTCTGCACTGGCACTTACACTCCACGACTGGACAGGTTATCAACAGATAGCCATCGGCCTTGAAGGACATGGAAGGGAAAACCTGGCCCCCGGGACAGATATCAGCCGTACTACAGGATGGTTTACTTCTATGTATCCGCTGTTGCTCGATATGACCGGAACAACGGATAAAGCCGCGCTGATCGTCAGCATAAAGGAACAGCTCCGGCAGGTGCCCGACAAAGGAATGGGCTTTGGCCTACTGCGTTATGTCCGCCGGGAGCCTGCATTGCAAGGCATGTTACCATGGAACATTCTTTTTAACTACCTGGGCCAGTTTGATAATATGAACAGCGAAGAAGGACTGTTGTCAGCAGCAGAAGAATATACAGGGAAGGAAGTCGGTGGAAATTTCCCGGTAAGAGATCTCATCTCCATCAACAGTATGATACAGGACGGTGTGCTGTCATGCCACTGGAGTTATAGCAGCCGTCACTTTGAAGATGCCACCGTACAGTCACTCGGCGCCGTTTACATCAGCCATCTGCAGGAATTGATCAATCACTGCGTGAAACAGGGAAAACAGGGACAGGTGTTTACACCCGCAGATTATGGGCTTTCTGGTGAAGTGACCTTTGAGAAAATGGACCGGTTCCTGAATAGCGAAGAAGACCAGTCCGAAGATATACTTAGCTTTTAA